TATAGCAGTGGTAACATCCCCCCATCGATTGCGAGCGACTGTTACATGATCCAGACCGACAACCTGATGGGCGGCGCCCCCGAGCGCCGCATCGTGACCCAGCAAAGCCTGTCGCAGCAGGAAGAGGCGCTGGAGCGCGCGCTGCGGCCCAAGCTCCTGGACGAGTACGTGGGCCAGAAGAAGGCGCGCGAGCAACTGGAGATCTTCATCGAGGCGGCGAAAAAGCGTGGCGAGGCGCTGGACCACGTGCTGCTGTTCGGCCCGCCCGGCCTTGGCAAGACCACGCTGGCGCACATCGTGGCGCGCGAGATGGGGGTGAACCTGCGCCAGACTTCCGGCCCGGTGCTGGAGCGCGCCGGCGACCTGGCGGCGCTGCTCACCAACCTGGAGCCGCACGACGTGCTGTTCATCGACGAGATCCACCGCCTGAGCCCGGTGGTGGAGGAGATCCTCTACCCGGCGCTGGAGGATTACCAGATCGACATCATGATCGGCGAAGGGCCGGCGGCGCGCTCGGTGAAGATCGACCTGCCGCCGTTCACCCTGGTGGGCGCCACCACCCGCGCTGGCATGCTCACCAACCCGCTGCGCGACCGCTTCGGCATCGTGGCGCGGCTGGAGTTCTATACCGCCGAGGAGCTGACGCGCATCGTCAGTCGCTCCGCCGGCCTGCTGGGCGTGCCGCTGGGCGATGATGGCGCCTTCGAGGTGGCGCGCCGTTCGCGCGGCACGCCGCGTATCGCCAACCGCCTGCTGCGCCGGGTGCGCGACTATGCCGAGGTGAAGGCCGACGGCGTGGTGACTTCCCAGGTGGCCGATGCCGCGCTGGCGATGCTGGACGTGGACCCGGCCGGGCTGGACGTGATGGACCGCAAACTGCTGCAGGCCATCCTCGACAAGTTCGGCGGCGGCCCGGTAGGGCTGGACAACGTGGCGGCCGCCATCGGCGAATCCACCGACACCATCGAGGACGTGATCGAACCGTTCCTGATCCAGCAGGGTTACCTGCAACGCACCCCGCGCGGCCGCATGGCGACCGCGCTGGCTTACACCCACTTTGGCTTACCCATCGAATCATGAAACAGCGACTGATCATCAAGACCGGCGAACCGCACGCCGAGGTACAGGCCGAACACGGCAATTTCGAACAATGGATCGTCCGCGAACTGGGCAGCGACGGCGCCGCCTGGCGCGTGGTGGACGTGACCGGGGGCGAAGCGCTGCCGCCGGTGGCCGAGGTGGCTGGCGCCATCATCACCGGCTCGCCGGCCATGGTCAGCGACCGTGCCGACTGGAGCGAGGAGGCCGCCGCCTGGCTGCGCGCGGCGCATGCGGCCAACGTACCGCTGCTGGGCATCTGCTTTGGCCACCAGCTGCTGGCGCACGCGCTGGGCGGCGAGGTGGGCTACCACCCGGGTGGGCCGGAGGTGGGCACCGTGCAGGTGCAGCGTCAGCCGGCCGCGGCGGGCGATGCGCTGTTCGACGCCATGCCGGCGCAGTTTGCCGCCCAGGCGCTGCACTGGCAGAGCGTGCTGCGCCTGCCGCCGGGTGCCGCGGTGCTGGCGGCCAACGCTTTCGAGCCGCATCACGCCTTCCGCCTTGGCCGCAGCTGGGGCGTGCAGTTCCACCCGGAATTCGACACCGCCGCCAGCGTGAGCCTGCTCGACGTGCTGACGCCGGCACTGGAAAAGGAACAGCAGCCGGTAGCGGCGCTGCGCGCCGGCATCGCCTCGACACCGGAGGCTGCCACGCTGTTGCCGCGCTTCGCCGCCCTGTTGCAGGGCAGCAATAACTAAAGCGGCGTACAATGCCATTCACTTCAAAAATCAGGGAGCAATCATGTTCTATGCCTTGCTGATCGTGACACTGTCTGTGGCGCTGGTGACCTCGCTGCTGGTGG
This Vogesella sp. LIG4 DNA region includes the following protein-coding sequences:
- a CDS encoding glutamine amidotransferase — its product is MKQRLIIKTGEPHAEVQAEHGNFEQWIVRELGSDGAAWRVVDVTGGEALPPVAEVAGAIITGSPAMVSDRADWSEEAAAWLRAAHAANVPLLGICFGHQLLAHALGGEVGYHPGGPEVGTVQVQRQPAAAGDALFDAMPAQFAAQALHWQSVLRLPPGAAVLAANAFEPHHAFRLGRSWGVQFHPEFDTAASVSLLDVLTPALEKEQQPVAALRAGIASTPEAATLLPRFAALLQGSNN
- the ruvB gene encoding Holliday junction branch migration DNA helicase RuvB, with protein sequence MIQTDNLMGGAPERRIVTQQSLSQQEEALERALRPKLLDEYVGQKKAREQLEIFIEAAKKRGEALDHVLLFGPPGLGKTTLAHIVAREMGVNLRQTSGPVLERAGDLAALLTNLEPHDVLFIDEIHRLSPVVEEILYPALEDYQIDIMIGEGPAARSVKIDLPPFTLVGATTRAGMLTNPLRDRFGIVARLEFYTAEELTRIVSRSAGLLGVPLGDDGAFEVARRSRGTPRIANRLLRRVRDYAEVKADGVVTSQVADAALAMLDVDPAGLDVMDRKLLQAILDKFGGGPVGLDNVAAAIGESTDTIEDVIEPFLIQQGYLQRTPRGRMATALAYTHFGLPIES